The following proteins are co-located in the Clostridiales bacterium genome:
- a CDS encoding FAD-dependent oxidoreductase — protein METNLFEACETCLQDEPAATTARCPVHVDIALLCSELEKGEFKKAYKVLEKRIPFAGIIGMICDHPCETVCVRTQLDQAVQIHDLERAAVMYGRTPLKKIASAPKKNGKIAVVGGGISGITAAFELDKRGFQVTIFEADRRLGGRIWDYEGSLISKELIEEELKLIGRIGVRVVYNSSIGTGELKKLAQEYDAVYLGTGRWESELFINQETFQILDWPIFAGGRLINQEKSAAGRSNDSVIDSVSTAKRAALSIERFVKKISMTASREREGSYQTPLVYDMDDVITAQATMKTGETYTEEEAIQEAGRCLKCRCVTCLKACSHLQHFNVTPKSYGRQIQINESVIMGTRYANPMINSCTLCGLCKEQCPLGIGMKELVRETRESMVEKNKMPPSAHDFALRDMEFSNSSQFYLVKPPPSETTYKQLSRMEAEQGNPSNQGVTISAEKVKYLFYPGCQLSASCPDYVEKSYRYLLEKKTDGVGLMLGCCGAPADWAGRKDMMAESTQRIRRVWSELGEPIFILACSSCIGTFERYLPEIPYFSLWEVLEQLGLPEEAVSGKGRKLNVHDSCSTRNNQAVHESVRKLAFDLDYEIEELHYSKSRTKCCGYGGLVYFANKEQAEQFAVERILESGKDLLVYCAMCKDLFIEKGKRTFHILDLIFGNASDADALRTMPNLSDRHENRAVLKRKLLRELWGENEMEELKQPNDWNLQIPQEIWERMEKRFILLEDIKKVIEHAKVTGERFFNPEDESYLASHRIKYVTYWVRFAEQEDGIHVLSVYSHRMEVMKE, from the coding sequence ATGGAAACGAACCTTTTTGAAGCATGTGAAACCTGTCTGCAGGATGAACCTGCTGCAACAACTGCCAGGTGTCCGGTCCATGTGGACATAGCGCTGCTATGCAGTGAGCTGGAGAAGGGTGAATTCAAAAAGGCGTATAAAGTACTGGAAAAGAGAATCCCCTTTGCGGGTATTATCGGAATGATCTGTGACCACCCTTGTGAGACAGTCTGCGTCAGAACCCAACTGGACCAAGCGGTACAAATCCATGATTTAGAGCGGGCGGCGGTGATGTATGGCAGAACTCCCTTAAAGAAAATCGCATCTGCTCCAAAAAAGAATGGAAAAATAGCTGTTGTCGGCGGCGGGATCAGTGGCATAACCGCCGCCTTCGAGCTGGATAAACGAGGCTTTCAGGTAACGATATTTGAGGCGGATCGAAGGCTGGGAGGACGAATCTGGGACTATGAGGGCAGCTTGATTTCAAAAGAACTGATCGAAGAAGAGCTCAAGCTCATCGGAAGAATCGGCGTCAGGGTAGTTTATAACAGCAGCATCGGAACTGGTGAGTTAAAAAAACTGGCACAGGAGTATGATGCCGTCTATCTTGGCACAGGACGATGGGAATCAGAGCTCTTCATCAATCAGGAAACCTTTCAGATCCTCGACTGGCCGATCTTTGCCGGAGGCAGGCTTATCAATCAAGAAAAGTCTGCTGCTGGCAGAAGTAACGACTCCGTTATTGATTCGGTAAGTACTGCCAAGCGAGCGGCTCTTTCCATCGAACGATTTGTAAAAAAGATCTCGATGACCGCGTCCAGAGAAAGAGAGGGTTCTTATCAGACACCGCTTGTGTATGATATGGATGATGTGATCACCGCTCAAGCAACGATGAAAACCGGTGAGACCTATACCGAAGAGGAAGCAATACAGGAAGCGGGACGTTGCTTGAAATGCCGCTGCGTGACCTGTCTGAAAGCGTGTAGTCATTTGCAGCACTTTAACGTCACACCCAAGAGCTACGGCAGGCAGATCCAAATCAATGAAAGCGTAATCATGGGAACCCGCTATGCAAATCCGATGATCAACTCCTGTACCCTGTGCGGATTATGTAAGGAGCAGTGCCCCTTGGGCATTGGAATGAAGGAGCTGGTCAGGGAAACAAGAGAGAGCATGGTGGAAAAGAATAAGATGCCACCTTCTGCCCACGATTTTGCTTTAAGAGACATGGAATTCAGCAACAGCAGCCAGTTTTATCTGGTAAAGCCCCCGCCGTCAGAGACAACATATAAACAATTGAGCAGAATGGAAGCTGAGCAAGGCAATCCGAGCAATCAGGGAGTGACGATATCAGCCGAAAAAGTAAAATACTTGTTTTATCCCGGATGCCAGCTTTCCGCTTCCTGTCCAGACTATGTGGAAAAGTCCTATCGATATCTGCTTGAAAAGAAAACAGATGGTGTTGGCCTTATGTTGGGCTGCTGCGGCGCTCCTGCGGACTGGGCGGGAAGAAAGGATATGATGGCGGAGAGTACCCAAAGAATTCGCAGGGTATGGAGTGAATTGGGTGAGCCCATCTTTATTCTGGCGTGCTCAAGCTGTATTGGAACGTTTGAACGGTATCTGCCGGAAATACCGTATTTTTCTTTGTGGGAGGTTCTAGAGCAGTTAGGTCTTCCGGAGGAGGCTGTAAGTGGAAAAGGCCGAAAATTAAATGTTCATGATTCCTGCAGTACGAGAAATAACCAGGCAGTGCATGAGTCGGTGCGAAAGCTTGCTTTTGATCTGGACTATGAGATAGAAGAACTCCATTATTCAAAGTCGAGAACCAAGTGCTGCGGCTATGGCGGGTTGGTATATTTTGCGAACAAGGAGCAAGCGGAACAATTTGCTGTAGAACGTATCCTGGAAAGTGGTAAGGACCTGCTGGTCTACTGTGCGATGTGCAAGGATCTTTTTATTGAAAAGGGAAAGCGAACCTTTCATATCTTGGATCTGATATTCGGAAATGCCTCCGATGCGGATGCGCTGAGAACCATGCCCAATTTATCTGATCGTCATGAAAACAGAGCAGTATTGAAGCGAAAACTACTGCGGGAGCTATGGGGAGAGAACGAAATGGAAGAATTGAAGCAGCCCAATGATTGGAATCTCCAGATTCCGCAGGAAATCTGGGAGCGCATGGAAAAGAGATTCATCCTTCTTGAGGATATCAAAAAGGTGATTGAACATGCAAAGGTCACTGGAGAGCGCTTCTTTAACCCCGAGGATGAGAGCTATCTTGCCAGCCATAGGATCAAATATGTAACCTATTGGGTCAGATTTGCCGAACAAGAGGATGGAATTCATGTCCTCAGCGTTTACAGTCATCGAATGGAGGTTATGAAGGAATAA
- the nuoE gene encoding NADH-quinone oxidoreductase subunit NuoE produces the protein MENEQRIKEIIIKYPAERRFSLAVMQDIQRAFNYIPKEAMIELSEYLNVPFSQLYSMATFYKALSLNPKGKYVIKVCDGTACHIRSSMVILSELQKLLGIEAGEITADGLFSVETVNCLGACALAPVMVVNGEYHGKLTPQDLSYILDGYRENSEVPKDDLNLNREGEANV, from the coding sequence ATGGAAAACGAACAAAGGATCAAGGAGATTATCATAAAATATCCTGCGGAGCGGCGTTTTTCTCTCGCAGTTATGCAGGACATCCAAAGAGCCTTTAATTACATACCGAAGGAAGCGATGATAGAACTATCAGAATACCTGAACGTCCCGTTCAGCCAGCTTTACAGTATGGCTACCTTTTATAAAGCATTGAGTTTGAATCCGAAAGGAAAATATGTCATCAAGGTCTGTGACGGAACAGCCTGTCATATCCGCTCTTCCATGGTCATCCTCTCTGAGCTCCAGAAGCTGCTGGGGATCGAGGCAGGGGAAATCACTGCGGATGGGCTTTTTTCTGTGGAAACCGTCAATTGCCTTGGTGCTTGCGCTCTTGCACCGGTGATGGTGGTCAACGGCGAATACCACGGCAAATTAACGCCGCAGGACTTATCCTACATTCTTGACGGTTATAGAGAAAACTCTGAAGTTCCGAAGGATGATTTGAACCTCAACAGGGAGGGTGAAGCCAATGTATAA
- a CDS encoding NADH-quinone oxidoreductase subunit F, which translates to MYNKTVKVCCGTGCLANGSNQVLGALRKEIEAQRLDIEVVPYVKATGCNGLCERGPIVKIEPDDIAYYHVKPEDVVEIVEKTVIKGEEIPRLLYLDVVSKQRIRSHKDSDFIKKQTKIALRNIGEIDPSQIQDYVDAGGYAALRKAVFELSPEDIISEMKASGLRGRGGGGFPTGIKWETCYKIKREPKYIICNGDEGDPGAFMDRSVMEGDPHTVLEGMIIAAVALGVHHGYIYIRDEYGLALENMHKAIEQAKEHHFLGDNILGSEHSFDLEIVRGGGAFVCGESSALMASIEGRVGEPRAKYIRSAEYGLWGQPTVLNNVETWSNIPVIIQNGSSWFNEIGSPQNAGTKVFSLVGKVKNTGLVEVPMGITLEELIFGIGGGITGDKEFKAVQTGGPSGGCIPKELLHLAVDFDTLEAAGSMMGSGGMIVTDERTCMVEFARYYVSFLAEESCGKCVSCREGIRQMLKILTDICEGKGQLQDLDLLTEIAHTVEQASLCGLGKTAPNPVMSTLKYFKDEYLEHITEGRCRAGVCKPLTEFMIDQELCIGCGLCKKGCAPDAIQGSLKQPHVIDQGKCIKCGNCIDRCRFKAVRVR; encoded by the coding sequence ATGTATAACAAAACAGTTAAAGTGTGCTGCGGAACGGGTTGTTTGGCCAATGGAAGCAATCAGGTACTGGGGGCCTTGCGGAAAGAAATTGAAGCGCAAAGACTCGATATCGAAGTCGTTCCCTATGTGAAAGCCACCGGCTGCAACGGACTTTGTGAACGAGGACCCATTGTTAAAATTGAGCCGGATGATATTGCATACTATCATGTCAAGCCGGAGGATGTGGTAGAAATCGTAGAAAAAACCGTGATAAAGGGAGAGGAGATACCGAGGCTGCTTTATCTTGATGTAGTATCAAAGCAGAGAATTCGCTCTCATAAGGATTCGGACTTTATTAAGAAACAGACGAAAATCGCGCTCCGTAACATTGGTGAGATTGATCCCAGCCAGATCCAGGACTATGTGGATGCCGGCGGCTACGCAGCTTTAAGGAAAGCTGTTTTTGAACTGTCACCAGAGGATATCATCAGCGAAATGAAAGCCTCTGGTCTGCGGGGAAGAGGCGGGGGAGGTTTCCCCACCGGAATCAAATGGGAGACCTGTTACAAAATCAAAAGAGAGCCTAAATATATCATCTGCAACGGAGATGAAGGTGATCCTGGCGCATTCATGGATCGAAGTGTTATGGAGGGAGATCCTCATACGGTACTGGAAGGCATGATTATCGCAGCTGTTGCGCTAGGTGTTCATCATGGATATATCTACATCCGGGATGAATACGGCTTGGCTTTGGAAAACATGCATAAGGCCATTGAGCAGGCTAAAGAGCATCATTTTCTCGGAGACAATATTTTAGGGAGCGAGCACAGCTTTGATCTTGAAATTGTCAGAGGCGGGGGTGCTTTTGTTTGCGGCGAGTCCTCTGCACTGATGGCATCCATCGAAGGCAGAGTCGGAGAACCACGGGCAAAATATATCCGCTCTGCTGAATACGGTCTTTGGGGACAGCCAACCGTCTTAAATAATGTGGAAACTTGGTCGAATATTCCGGTCATCATTCAGAATGGAAGCAGTTGGTTTAATGAGATTGGAAGCCCTCAGAATGCGGGAACAAAGGTATTCTCTCTTGTGGGAAAGGTAAAAAATACCGGCCTTGTGGAAGTTCCTATGGGTATTACGCTGGAGGAGCTAATCTTTGGAATTGGTGGCGGAATCACAGGCGATAAGGAGTTTAAGGCTGTTCAGACAGGGGGACCGTCCGGAGGCTGTATTCCAAAGGAACTGCTCCACCTTGCGGTAGATTTTGACACCCTGGAAGCTGCAGGCTCCATGATGGGTTCCGGCGGCATGATTGTCACCGATGAAAGAACCTGTATGGTGGAATTTGCCAGGTACTATGTCTCCTTTCTTGCTGAGGAATCCTGCGGAAAATGTGTATCCTGCAGGGAAGGAATCCGGCAGATGCTGAAAATTCTCACTGATATCTGTGAGGGAAAAGGTCAGCTGCAGGATCTGGACCTGCTTACGGAAATTGCTCACACAGTTGAGCAGGCATCTCTATGTGGGTTAGGGAAGACGGCACCTAACCCAGTGATGAGTACATTGAAGTATTTTAAAGATGAATATCTGGAGCACATTACAGAGGGAAGATGCAGAGCGGGAGTATGTAAGCCACTGACGGAGTTTATGATTGATCAGGAGCTTTGCATCGGCTGTGGACTTTGCAAGAAAGGCTGTGCTCCTGATGCGATACAAGGGAGCTTGAAACAGCCGCATGTGATCGATCAGGGAAAATGCATCAAGTGCGGCAACTGCATTGATCGCTGCAGGTTCAAAGCGGTAAGGGTGAGGTGA
- a CDS encoding TetR/AcrR family transcriptional regulator yields the protein MRKKDDEKEKSIKEAVVKLILQEGFHGTSISKIAKMAGVSPATVYIYFENKEIMLHNIYNECAEEIYEYLLDRVNRGMAGPQILEILIRSYYSYIRENREIFSFVEQFSNCPSLANGCSEIKGICNINDLIIEMKNSRIIKNYSNDNLLAIMFYPVKAIAVDNRRSDAERSDLLREMITMIQDALLAE from the coding sequence ATGAGAAAAAAAGATGATGAGAAGGAAAAAAGCATAAAAGAAGCAGTGGTGAAGCTGATTCTCCAGGAAGGCTTTCATGGTACTTCCATCTCCAAAATAGCGAAGATGGCGGGTGTGTCGCCGGCCACGGTCTATATCTATTTTGAAAATAAGGAAATCATGCTGCATAACATATACAATGAATGTGCAGAGGAGATTTACGAGTACCTTCTGGACAGGGTGAACCGGGGTATGGCCGGCCCTCAAATTCTGGAGATATTGATCCGCAGCTATTACAGCTATATTAGAGAAAACAGAGAGATCTTCAGTTTTGTGGAACAGTTTTCAAATTGTCCGTCTCTTGCGAACGGATGTTCTGAAATCAAGGGCATCTGCAACATCAATGATCTGATCATTGAGATGAAAAACAGCCGTATTATCAAGAACTACAGCAATGACAACTTACTGGCCATCATGTTCTATCCTGTGAAAGCCATTGCAGTTGACAATCGAAGAAGCGACGCCGAGCGATCGGATTTGCTGAGAGAAATGATCACCATGATTCAGGATGCTTTATTGGCAGAATAG
- the lon gene encoding endopeptidase La: MINFEENSKKGIVIPVSNTVLLPGVTSVLRVSKLSAEQLLRLEEDDTANIALPLKQNFSNKFPQEEDFHKIGVSFHINGIEKTDRGFQLSIKIEDRVEIKELKIENDTIFAEYQVSPEDQDLTDQSRDEILEYMKKVTREISDKFTGGEHYIKIVDEFKELNSLIVYLAQFLPLSNEEKYGLLETPSIKEKSLRFMDHLLKQKEAIELQIQLAEKFSEKANKHYRETVLKEQLKVIQDELNEGKPEGKKETDYQSKIEEAQMPPEVKSAALEELDKLQSQSSNSPEYNVIRNYLDLLVQLPWKKSEPKPVNLGEARRILDEQHFGLDKVKDRIIQHLAVMQLKKDKKGSILLLVGPPGTGKTSLGKSIAEALERKYIRLSLGGIRDEAEIRGHRRTYIGAMAGRIIQSIKKAGETNPVMILDEVDKLMTGGYSGDPASALLEVLDPEQNNTFTDHYLDLPYDLSDVFFIATANSTESIPAPLLDRMEVIQISSYTIDEKFHIGKDHLVPAVLEEHGLTPEHLVVEDEVLKKIISDYTLEAGVRGLKKQLAGLARVTSEKIVSNKVELPYKVKMDQLEELLGKQVSRHDKAQTDNPPGVVTGLAWTPVGGEILFIEATDMPGSGEVMLTGKLGDVMKESARISLSLLKSRLPLNSINFKERDLHIHVPSGAVPKDGPSAGIALFTALASLVTGIKVDSKIAMTGEITLRGAVLPIGGLKEKLLGAQRAGITKVLIPKDNVTDLKDVPEEVKEQLTVIAVETVEDVLKETIGISMPRVEHVFSQQVSGLLPFQG; this comes from the coding sequence ATGATAAATTTTGAAGAGAACAGCAAAAAGGGAATTGTAATTCCTGTCTCAAATACAGTTTTGCTTCCGGGAGTAACCTCAGTGCTGAGAGTAAGCAAGCTTAGTGCAGAGCAGCTACTGCGTCTTGAGGAGGATGATACTGCAAACATTGCGCTGCCGCTAAAACAGAATTTTAGTAATAAGTTTCCGCAGGAAGAGGACTTCCACAAAATCGGCGTTTCATTTCATATCAATGGAATTGAAAAGACAGACAGAGGATTTCAGTTATCCATTAAAATAGAAGACCGGGTGGAGATAAAAGAGCTAAAGATTGAAAATGATACCATCTTTGCAGAATATCAGGTCAGCCCGGAAGATCAGGATCTCACCGATCAAAGCAGAGACGAAATTCTGGAGTATATGAAAAAGGTCACACGGGAAATCAGTGATAAATTTACCGGTGGAGAGCATTACATCAAAATCGTCGATGAATTTAAGGAGCTGAATTCTCTCATCGTCTATCTGGCTCAATTTTTACCTCTTTCCAATGAGGAAAAGTATGGACTTTTAGAAACTCCTTCGATTAAAGAAAAAAGCCTGCGATTCATGGATCATCTTCTGAAGCAGAAGGAAGCCATCGAGCTGCAGATCCAGCTTGCTGAGAAATTCTCTGAAAAAGCGAACAAGCATTATCGGGAAACCGTGCTGAAAGAGCAGCTGAAAGTGATTCAAGATGAATTGAATGAAGGGAAGCCGGAAGGAAAGAAGGAGACGGATTATCAAAGCAAAATTGAAGAAGCACAAATGCCTCCGGAAGTTAAGAGTGCAGCCCTTGAAGAACTGGATAAACTCCAGTCGCAAAGCTCAAATAGCCCTGAGTACAACGTGATCCGCAATTATTTGGATCTCCTGGTACAGCTGCCGTGGAAAAAATCCGAACCAAAACCGGTAAACCTCGGCGAAGCAAGACGAATTCTTGACGAACAGCACTTTGGCTTAGATAAAGTCAAAGACAGAATCATTCAGCATCTGGCTGTCATGCAGCTGAAGAAGGACAAAAAAGGTTCCATTCTACTCTTGGTAGGTCCTCCCGGTACAGGGAAAACAAGCCTTGGGAAGAGCATTGCAGAAGCCCTCGAAAGAAAATATATAAGGCTTAGTCTGGGAGGCATCCGGGATGAAGCAGAGATCAGGGGACACCGCAGAACCTATATCGGTGCTATGGCGGGCAGAATTATACAGAGCATCAAGAAAGCGGGAGAGACCAATCCGGTTATGATTCTGGATGAAGTTGATAAGCTTATGACAGGGGGATACAGCGGAGATCCTGCCAGCGCATTGCTGGAGGTACTGGATCCAGAGCAGAACAATACCTTTACAGATCATTACCTTGATCTTCCATATGATTTGTCAGATGTGTTTTTTATCGCAACAGCAAATTCGACGGAAAGTATTCCAGCACCGCTGCTTGACAGAATGGAAGTAATCCAGATCTCAAGCTATACCATTGATGAAAAGTTCCATATCGGAAAGGATCATCTGGTGCCTGCGGTATTGGAAGAGCACGGACTTACACCGGAGCATCTTGTGGTAGAAGATGAAGTTCTTAAGAAGATCATCAGTGATTATACCCTTGAAGCAGGCGTCAGAGGCCTTAAAAAACAGCTTGCCGGACTGGCAAGAGTTACGTCGGAGAAGATTGTATCCAACAAGGTAGAGCTTCCGTACAAAGTCAAGATGGATCAGCTGGAAGAACTACTGGGCAAACAGGTTTCAAGACACGATAAAGCCCAGACAGATAATCCGCCCGGTGTTGTGACTGGACTTGCGTGGACACCTGTCGGTGGCGAAATCTTATTTATAGAAGCGACGGATATGCCGGGAAGCGGTGAAGTAATGCTGACCGGAAAGCTTGGTGATGTGATGAAGGAATCCGCAAGAATTTCTTTGAGCTTGCTGAAATCGAGACTTCCGCTGAACTCAATCAACTTTAAGGAGAGGGATCTTCACATTCACGTACCATCAGGTGCCGTTCCAAAGGATGGGCCTTCTGCAGGGATTGCGCTCTTCACAGCACTCGCATCACTGGTAACAGGGATTAAAGTTGATTCGAAAATAGCTATGACGGGAGAAATTACCCTGAGAGGGGCAGTGCTTCCCATTGGCGGACTCAAGGAAAAACTGCTGGGAGCACAGCGCGCTGGAATTACGAAGGTCTTGATTCCAAAGGACAATGTCACCGATCTAAAGGATGTACCGGAGGAAGTAAAAGAACAGCTGACGGTCATTGCGGTCGAAACGGTGGAAGATGTCCTGAAAGAGACCATTGGGATATCCATGCCAAGGGTTGAACACGTCTTTTCACAGCAAGTAAGCGGACTGCTGCCGTTTCAGGGATAA
- a CDS encoding DUF1858 domain-containing protein, with translation MSFTVTKNTLIGEILNADRTTAPYFLEMGMHCLGCPSSSAESLEEACMVHGVEVEDLIGKLNNHLASKEA, from the coding sequence ATGAGTTTTACAGTAACAAAGAACACATTGATCGGAGAGATTCTCAATGCGGACAGAACCACAGCTCCATACTTTTTAGAAATGGGAATGCATTGCCTTGGCTGCCCGTCTTCTTCCGCGGAGAGCCTGGAAGAAGCCTGCATGGTACACGGTGTTGAGGTGGAAGACCTTATCGGAAAATTAAACAATCACCTTGCTAGCAAGGAAGCTTAA